TTGTGTTGATAGCCCATGATCTCATCCATACTGCCATCTTCAAGCTCTGTCCAAGAAGTCAGTTCAAAGCAATCTGGTAGTGTGCCGTTTTTCACCACAAGGGAGTGGTAACGCGTGACGGTTAGTGGGTTATTCATCCCTTGGAAAACACTCTTACCATTGTGGCGTATCGGTGAAGTTTTACCGTGCATCACTTGTCTTGCTCTCACTACTTCACCGCCAAACACTTGAGCAATGGCTTGATGGCCAAGACACACACCTAAGATCGGCAACTTGCCAACGAAGTGTTCTATGACTTGTAGAGAGATACCCGCATCATCGGGTGTACAAGGCCCCGGGGAGATCACAAGGTGACTAGGATTCAGCGCTTCAATACCCGCAATATCAATTTCATCGTTGCGTACAACTTTTACAGTTACCCCTAACTCACAGAAATACTGATAT
This DNA window, taken from Vibrio chagasii, encodes the following:
- a CDS encoding aminodeoxychorismate/anthranilate synthase component II, translating into MLLIIDNYDSFTYNLYQYFCELGVTVKVVRNDEIDIAGIEALNPSHLVISPGPCTPDDAGISLQVIEHFVGKLPILGVCLGHQAIAQVFGGEVVRARQVMHGKTSPIRHNGKSVFQGMNNPLTVTRYHSLVVKNGTLPDCFELTSWTELEDGSMDEIMGYQHKTLPIDAVQFHPESIKTEQGHQLLANFLAR